The following coding sequences are from one Cryptococcus deuterogattii R265 chromosome 1, complete sequence window:
- a CDS encoding 3-hydroxyisobutyrate dehydrogenase: MTCEQKPVVGWIGLGAMGSGMAASLVSQGYKVKAYDVYPPSLKRVAEQGAISSSSPRDAAKGVQVLCLMVVNAQQVEETLFGKDVGIAEILENGASIIVFSTVPPSFLVKVAERLDKLGKNIGLVDSPVSGGSTRAAQGQLAIMSSGTPSSIATARSVLESLTLPPQGGLTLVGERVGIASDFKMINQVFCAVSIAAQGEALGLAKALGLNVRTLYEIIKQTTGDSFMFGHRAPWSIRPDPTPKSAMTIINKDIAIVMGEARRDHFPAPLSAAAEQLYTAALAVGLEKEEDGLVSKFWEKLGGEPIAEQGTEEEELEKARELVVKPGKKVRKVLLAAQNADSRIYSLKEVLKKAGMEVVEQGKDADAVIVSDRSAAAVEEVLANILSAGLSEGTPVILTSNVLPSSRLLQLAAEIKPLQLIDAPTAGGYKEAKGGSLTVFASGETDALSASHSVLSALSTQGGNATNLHFIGGGAGSATKVKAVNSLLEAIHLAVTGEGFAFAKHKKMDIERVFKVLSGGAARSFIMSDRFPRIISGASQDEPENTVSALWNDLSITLAEAKQHKCPFFLTQAAMQQLERLYSSGYANADDSSIIKLWEETGVKI; the protein is encoded by the exons ATGACCTGCGAACAGAAGCCAGTAGTGGGATGGATTGGTTTGGGCGCTATGGGTAGCGGCATGGCTGCT AGTCTCGTTTCTCAAGGATACAAAGTAAAAGCGTATGATGTTTACCCGCCCTCTCTCAAGCGAGTGGCAGAACAAGGGGCCatctcaagctcttctcctcggGATGCTGCTAAAGGAGTTCAAGTTCTTTGTTTGATGGTGGTCAACGCTCagcaagttgaagagactTTGTTTGGCAAAGATGTAGGCATCGCCGAGATATTGGAGAACGGTGCCTCTATCATCGTGTTCTCCACTGTGcccccttccttcttggtTAAAGTCGCTGAGAGGCTGGATAAACTGGGCAAGAACATCGGG CTCGTCGATTCCCCAGTATCGGGAGGGTCAACTCGTGCTGCCCAGGGCCAGCTAGCCATCATGTCATCGGGTaccccatcctccattGCTACGGCTCGTTCGGTCCTCGAGTCccttactcttcctccccaagGTGGTCTTACCCTGGTTGGAGAGAGAGTTGGCATTGCGAGCGATTTCAAAATGATTAATCAGGTATTCTGCGCAGTTAGTATTGCAGCACAAGGAGAGGCTTTGGGTCTCGCGAAAGCTTTGGGATTGAACGTCAGGACGTTATACGAGATAATTAAGCAGACAACGGGAGATAGCTTTATGT TTGGCCACCGGGCTCCTTGGTCTATCCGTCCTGACCCTACTCCGAAGTCGGCAATGACCATCATTAACAAAGATATCGCCATCGTGATGGGTGAAGCTAGACGAGATCACTTTCCTGCACCTCTAAGTGCGGCCGCTGAACAGCTATACACTGCCGCACTGGCTGTGGggctggagaaggaagaggacggtTTGGTGTCAAAGTTCTGGGAGAAGTTAGGCGGAGAGCCGATTGCCGAGCAAGGgaccgaagaagaagagttaGAAAAAGCCAGGGAGCTTGTGGTGAAGCCCGGCAAGAAGGTTCGAAAGGTCTTACTGGCCGCCCAAAATGCCGACAGCCGAATATATTCCCTGAAAGAGGTCTTGAAGAAAGCCGGAATGGAAGTCGTCGAGCAAGGGAAGGACGCTGACGCAGTCATCGTCTCTGATAGAagtgctgctgctgtggaagaggttctAGCGAATATCTTGTCAG CGGGCCTTTCGGAAGGTACTCCTGTCATCCTCACCAGCAACGTCTTGCCCTCATCTCGACTCTTACAGCTTGCCGCTGAAATCAAGCCTCTTCAACTTATCGATGCGCCTACGGCTGGGGGTTACAAAGAGGCTAAGGGTGGATCCCTCACCGTTTTTGCTTCTGGAGAAACGGATGCCCTTTCAGCTTCTCATTCAGTTCTCTCTGCCCTTTCCACCCAAGGCGGCAATGCAACCAACTTGCACTTTATCGGGGGTGGCGCGGGCTCTGCCACAAAAGTAAAGGCCGTGAATTCATTATTAGAAGCTATCCACTTGGCGGTGACCGGTGAAGGGTTTGCGTTCGCCAAGCATAAGAAAATGGATATCGAAAGGGTATTCAAGGTCTTATCTGGGGGAGCGGCGAGATCCTTCATCATGAGTGACC GTTTCCCTAGAATAATCAGTGGTGCCAGTCAAGATGAGCCTGAGAATACAGTCTCAGCCTTGTGGAATGACCTGTCAATCACTCTTGCAGAGGCTAAGCAACACAAATGcccctttttcttgacCCAGGCGGCAATGCAGCAGCTTGAGAGGCTTTACAGTAGCGGGTATGCCAACGCAGACGACAGTAGTATCATCAAGCTCTGGGAAGAGACTGGGGTTAAAATCTGA
- a CDS encoding thioredoxin reductase GliT, translating into MPPAVRRYRYKTVRGALPSRQSTTLNTRAISLLTKAIMSTTQTDLLIIGGGPAGLSAAITFSRLRRPCVIYDSGNYRNASASHSHTILGFEGQDPADFRAKVRSELLRDYSATTTFRNGQIVSLVKTGEEFEAKDAEGNTLKARKVILATGLKDHLPDILGVSEQWGKRIIHCIFCHGTETAYQPFAFVFTPNNAKMNPYLVAGMLKLWGAMNHQPIYILTHGSDASTEEGRREAGLEAYWEVIQNKGYQVISSPIQSIKENDSKTSLIVEFADHPSISVPSMLLLPEKFTPSDHGAPIVNEELLGTPLGPMGTIPGPAESSGAPKLPPRMGDDPRTPVDGLFWAGNSGSMPANVTISAAQGTAAAIVVADELGMEDLAKLA; encoded by the exons ATGCCTCCCGCCGTCCGCCGCTACCG ATATAAAACCGTAAGGGGTGCTTTACCCTCTCGTCAATCTACCACACTCAATACACGCGCGATATCTCTCCTCACCAAAGCAATAATGTCTACCACCCAAACTGACCTTCTAATCATTGGAGGGGGCCCCGCAGGTTTATCGGCTGCCATTACATTCTCAAGGCTTCGTCGTCCTTGTGTTATATACGACTCTGGCAACTACCGCAATGCCTCAGCCTCACACTCACATACTATTCTGGGCTTCGAAGGGCAGGATCCTGCCGACTTCAGAGCGAAAGTCAGAAGCGAGCTGCTAAGAGATTACAGTGCCACGACTACATTTAGGAATGGTCAAATCGTCTCCTTGGTCAAGACCGGCGAAGAGTTTGAGGCGAAAGATGCAGAAGGAAACACTTTGAAGGCGAGGAAAGTTATTTTGGCAACTGGACTCAAGGACCATCTACCTGACATTCTTG GTGTATCCGAGCAATGGGGCAAACGAATCATCCACTGTATCTTTTGTCACGGTACAGAGACTGCCTACCAGCCTTTCGCTTTCGTCTTCACTCCTAACAATGCCAAGATGAACCCTTACCTGGTCGCTGGTATGCTCAAGTTATGGGGCGCCATGAATCATCAGCCCATATACATCTTGACGCATGGGTCCGATGCCAGTACCGAGGAAGGCAGGCGTGAGGCGGGTCTTGAGGCTTATTGGGAAGTCATCCAAAACAAGGG ATACCAAGTgatctcctctccaatTCAATCAATCAAAGAAAATGATTCAAAAACATCTCTCATCGTCGAATTTGCCGATCATCCCTCCATCAGTGTCCCGTCTatgctccttctccccgAAAAGTTTACACCCTCCGATCATGGCGCACCTATCGTCAACGAAGAGCTCTTAGGTACTCCCTTGGGACCTATGGGTACTATTCCTGGGCCTGCGGAATCCTCAGGAGCTCCCAAATTGCCTCCTCGTATGGGCGACGATCCAAGGACGCCTGTGGACGGCTTGTTCTGGGCCGGCAATAGTGGGTCCATGCCGGCTAATGTGACCATTAGTGCAGCTCAGGGGACCGCGGCTGCCATTGTGGTTGCAGACGAGCTCGGCATGGAGGATTTGGCGAAGCTTGCATAG